The following are from one region of the Mangifera indica cultivar Alphonso chromosome 14, CATAS_Mindica_2.1, whole genome shotgun sequence genome:
- the LOC123195749 gene encoding nuclear factor 7, ovary-like, with product MKLRMNGLERSRRWNNLKQRLGFKGMGCCGAIWSRTRIQTITNIIQPEPEETRLHIQNHQQSAAAAAAGSVMNLAMALAAERNLRDGDNAVGPRKKDAVTVKSLLMLIEETDGDDWKRRKSDVGVEAGKLSGGNDWVCCVCMERNKGAAFIPCGHTFCRVCSRELWLNRGSCPICSRSILEILDIF from the coding sequence ATGAAGTTGAGAATGAACGGCTTAGAGAGAAGCAGAAGGTGGAATAATCTAAAACAACGGTTGGGATTTAAGGGGATGGGGTGCTGTGGAGCCATTTGGAGCCGAACCAGAATTCAAACCATCACAAATATCATTCAACCAGAACCAGAAGAGACTCGTTTACACAtacaaaatcatcaacaatcagctgctgctgctgctgctggtTCAGTGATGAACCTGGCAATGGCGCTAGCAGCTGAGCGTAATTTACGGGATGGGGACAATGCGGTGGGTCCTCGTAAGAAAGATGCTGTAACGGTCAAGTCGTTGCTGATGTTGATTGAAGAAACGGACGGTGATGATTGGAAGAGGAGAAAAAGTGATGTAGGAGTAGAAGCTGGGAAATTAAGCGGAGGGAATGATTGGGTGTGTTGTGTGTGCATGGAAAGGAATAAAGGCGCAGCTTTTATTCCATGTGGACACACTTTCTGCAGGGTTTGCTCGAGGGAATTGTGGCTCAATCGAGGCTCTTGCCCCATTTGCAGCCGTTCGATTCTTGAAATCCTTGATATTTTTTAG
- the LOC123195748 gene encoding uncharacterized protein LOC123195748 isoform X1, with the protein MVKIPWKIIPKPLLETILNNHAQHHCVPQPLILHGPRGVGKTTIILERLLKDWNKGPHLTGYVDFAESIKDHHPQYNQSFPWSSWSNCDPPTLLNCKTQLETCLESMTQEGIKLGIISSHQIYSTLNKWHGLDTALRRILHSKSKSVKNAISNKVSGSVLWERAVFALSARLNAEEIDGVLELRDKGKGLSLEEEAYFREALVALRLAKEVIKMQQEWRANAIAHLNRSGGFSRSLANSCTDWPYLLIELLSQAAEIDHFQPKLVINNIDVLQNAILKDDSTVCASMYHDSLIWRIIALGVNERCLPVILVTSDSYYSYKAYKDFGFPEVFISRETFGWTPQEAKIHMVPDYFSQSEWTMIVEVLGPNPRHLFELYALKQSNYYQKVMEYNASTFEDIVDAYLAYLQVTVVNPAMDKALLFLQKFADDAKSGRIPKDRLPFGAPWRHPPPTDDAAVLKEWAKLQLMDFVQSLVHAEFGINYIADYSLEIFDDPAAIAMIEVGLLYAQRDPSFLRPISRGILRCLVRWLVQERMQLSFWNLLQFFWHRTIRGRSYRHLMLQERT; encoded by the exons ATGGTGAAGATACCATGGAAGATAATACCAAAACCATTACTCGAAACCATTTTAAACAATCATGCTCAACATCACTGCGTTCCTCAACCTCTCATCCTCCATGGCCCTCGTGGCGTTGGCAAAACCACAATAATTCTCGAAC GGCTGCTTAAAGATTGGAACAAAGGACCCCATCTTACAGGCTACGTAGACTTTGCCGAATCAATCAAAGATCACCACCCCCAATACAACCAGTCGTTCCCTTGGTCGTCTTGGTCAAACTGTGATCCACCCACTTTATTAAACTGTAAAACCCAGCTCGAGACCTGCCTTGAATCAATGACGCAAGAGGGTATCAAATTGGGCATCATTAGTTCACACCAAATCTACTCCACTCTCAACAAGTGGCATGGACTTGACACTGCCCTTCGGAGGATACTTCATAGTAAAAGCAAGAGTGTGAAAAATGCGATTTCTAATAAGGTTTCTGGGTCTGTTTTATGGGAGCGAGCTGTTTTCGCGCTATCTGCTCGATTAAATGCCGAAGAGATTGATGGGGTTTTGGAGTTGAGAGATAAGGGAAAGGGTTTGTCCCTAGAAGAGGAGGCATATTTTCGAGAGGCGCTTGTGGCGTTAAGATTGGCCAAGGAGGTCATAAAGATGCAGCAAGAGTGGAGAGCTAATGCTATTGCTCATTTGAATAGAAGCGGTGGCTTTTCGAGGTCTTTGGCAAATTCTTGTACTGATTGGCCTTATTTGTTGATCGAGTTATTATCACAAGCTGCCGAGATTGATCATTTTCAG CCGAAGCTGGTTATAAACAATATTGACGTGCTTCAGAATGCAATTTTAAAAGATGATTCAACAGTCTGTGCGTCAATGTATCATGACAGTCTGATATGGAGAATAATTGCTTTGGGTGTGAATGAGCGTTGCCTCCCTGTCATACTTGTAACTTCAGATAG CTATTATTCGTACAAGGCCTACAAGGATTTTGGATTTCCAGAAGTATTCATTTCTCGTGAG ACATTTGGTTGGACTCCACAAGAAGCTAAAATTCACATGGTTCCTGATTACTTTAGCCAGTCAGAG TGGACCATGATTGTTGAGGTTCTTGGGCCAAACCCTCGCCATCTATTTGAACTTTATGCACTCAAGCAAAGCAATTATTACCAGAA GGTGATGGAATACAACGCCAGTACATTTGAGGACATTGTAGATGCTTATTTAGCCTACTTGCAA GTTACTGTGGTCAATCCTGCCATGGATAAAGCTTTGCTGTTCCTGCAAAAATTTGCTGATGATGCAAAAAGTGGAAGAATTCCAAAAGACAGGTTACCCTTTGGAGCTCCTTGGAGGCATCCTCCTCCAACAGATGACGCTGCTGTTCTGAAGGAGTGGGCTAAGCTTCAACTAATGGATTTTGTTCAGTCTCTTGTCCATGCAGAATTTGGG ATTAACTATATAGCTGACTATAGCCTTGAGATCTTTGATGACCCTGCTGCTATTGCAATGATTGAG GTTGGTTTGCTCTATGCTCAGAGAGATCCGTCCTTCTTGCGCCCTATTTCTAGAGGTATTCTGAGGTGTCTTGTGAGATG GCTTGTCCAGGAGAGAATGCAATTGAGTTTCTGGAACCTGCTACAGTTTTTCTGGCATCGAACCATACGTGGCCGTAGCTATCGCCATTTGATGCTACAGGAAAGAACATAA
- the LOC123195748 gene encoding uncharacterized protein LOC123195748 isoform X2, with product MVKIPWKIIPKPLLETILNNHAQHHCVPQPLILHGPRGVGKTTIILERLLKDWNKGPHLTGYVDFAESIKDHHPQYNQSFPWSSWSNCDPPTLLNCKTQLETCLESMTQEGIKLGIISSHQIYSTLNKWHGLDTALRRILHSKSKSVKNAISNKVSGSVLWERAVFALSARLNAEEIDGVLELRDKGKGLSLEEEAYFREALVALRLAKEVIKMQQEWRANAIAHLNRSGGFSRSLANSCTDWPYLLIELLSQAAEIDHFQPKLVINNIDVLQNAILKDDSTVCASMYHDSLIWRIIALGVNERCLPVILVTSDSYYSYKAYKDFGFPEVFISRETFGWTPQEAKIHMVPDYFSQSEWTMIVEVLGPNPRHLFELYALKQSNYYQKVMEYNASTFEDIVDAYLAYLQVTVVNPAMDKALLFLQKFADDAKSGRIPKDRLPFGAPWRHPPPTDDAAVLKEWAKLQLMDFVQSLVHAEFGINYIADYSLEIFDDPAAIAMIEVGLLYAQRDPSFLRPISRGILRCLVRWRECN from the exons ATGGTGAAGATACCATGGAAGATAATACCAAAACCATTACTCGAAACCATTTTAAACAATCATGCTCAACATCACTGCGTTCCTCAACCTCTCATCCTCCATGGCCCTCGTGGCGTTGGCAAAACCACAATAATTCTCGAAC GGCTGCTTAAAGATTGGAACAAAGGACCCCATCTTACAGGCTACGTAGACTTTGCCGAATCAATCAAAGATCACCACCCCCAATACAACCAGTCGTTCCCTTGGTCGTCTTGGTCAAACTGTGATCCACCCACTTTATTAAACTGTAAAACCCAGCTCGAGACCTGCCTTGAATCAATGACGCAAGAGGGTATCAAATTGGGCATCATTAGTTCACACCAAATCTACTCCACTCTCAACAAGTGGCATGGACTTGACACTGCCCTTCGGAGGATACTTCATAGTAAAAGCAAGAGTGTGAAAAATGCGATTTCTAATAAGGTTTCTGGGTCTGTTTTATGGGAGCGAGCTGTTTTCGCGCTATCTGCTCGATTAAATGCCGAAGAGATTGATGGGGTTTTGGAGTTGAGAGATAAGGGAAAGGGTTTGTCCCTAGAAGAGGAGGCATATTTTCGAGAGGCGCTTGTGGCGTTAAGATTGGCCAAGGAGGTCATAAAGATGCAGCAAGAGTGGAGAGCTAATGCTATTGCTCATTTGAATAGAAGCGGTGGCTTTTCGAGGTCTTTGGCAAATTCTTGTACTGATTGGCCTTATTTGTTGATCGAGTTATTATCACAAGCTGCCGAGATTGATCATTTTCAG CCGAAGCTGGTTATAAACAATATTGACGTGCTTCAGAATGCAATTTTAAAAGATGATTCAACAGTCTGTGCGTCAATGTATCATGACAGTCTGATATGGAGAATAATTGCTTTGGGTGTGAATGAGCGTTGCCTCCCTGTCATACTTGTAACTTCAGATAG CTATTATTCGTACAAGGCCTACAAGGATTTTGGATTTCCAGAAGTATTCATTTCTCGTGAG ACATTTGGTTGGACTCCACAAGAAGCTAAAATTCACATGGTTCCTGATTACTTTAGCCAGTCAGAG TGGACCATGATTGTTGAGGTTCTTGGGCCAAACCCTCGCCATCTATTTGAACTTTATGCACTCAAGCAAAGCAATTATTACCAGAA GGTGATGGAATACAACGCCAGTACATTTGAGGACATTGTAGATGCTTATTTAGCCTACTTGCAA GTTACTGTGGTCAATCCTGCCATGGATAAAGCTTTGCTGTTCCTGCAAAAATTTGCTGATGATGCAAAAAGTGGAAGAATTCCAAAAGACAGGTTACCCTTTGGAGCTCCTTGGAGGCATCCTCCTCCAACAGATGACGCTGCTGTTCTGAAGGAGTGGGCTAAGCTTCAACTAATGGATTTTGTTCAGTCTCTTGTCCATGCAGAATTTGGG ATTAACTATATAGCTGACTATAGCCTTGAGATCTTTGATGACCCTGCTGCTATTGCAATGATTGAG GTTGGTTTGCTCTATGCTCAGAGAGATCCGTCCTTCTTGCGCCCTATTTCTAGAGGTATTCTGAGGTGTCTTGTGAGATG GAGAGAATGCAATTGA
- the LOC123195748 gene encoding uncharacterized protein LOC123195748 isoform X3: protein MVKIPWKIIPKPLLETILNNHAQHHCVPQPLILHGPRGVGKTTIILERLLKDWNKGPHLTGYVDFAESIKDHHPQYNQSFPWSSWSNCDPPTLLNCKTQLETCLESMTQEGIKLGIISSHQIYSTLNKWHGLDTALRRILHSKSKSVKNAISNKVSGSVLWERAVFALSARLNAEEIDGVLELRDKGKGLSLEEEAYFREALVALRLAKEVIKMQQEWRANAIAHLNRSGGFSRSLANSCTDWPYLLIELLSQAAEIDHFQPKLVINNIDVLQNAILKDDSTVCASMYHDSLIWRIIALGVNERCLPVILVTSDSYYSYKAYKDFGFPEVFISRETFGWTPQEAKIHMVPDYFSQSEWTMIVEVLGPNPRHLFELYALKQSNYYQKVMEYNASTFEDIVDAYLAYLQVTVVNPAMDKALLFLQKFADDAKSGRIPKDRLPFGAPWRHPPPTDDAAVLKEWAKLQLMDFVQSLVHAEFGINYIADYSLEIFDDPAAIAMIESRLVCSMLREIRPSCALFLEVF from the exons ATGGTGAAGATACCATGGAAGATAATACCAAAACCATTACTCGAAACCATTTTAAACAATCATGCTCAACATCACTGCGTTCCTCAACCTCTCATCCTCCATGGCCCTCGTGGCGTTGGCAAAACCACAATAATTCTCGAAC GGCTGCTTAAAGATTGGAACAAAGGACCCCATCTTACAGGCTACGTAGACTTTGCCGAATCAATCAAAGATCACCACCCCCAATACAACCAGTCGTTCCCTTGGTCGTCTTGGTCAAACTGTGATCCACCCACTTTATTAAACTGTAAAACCCAGCTCGAGACCTGCCTTGAATCAATGACGCAAGAGGGTATCAAATTGGGCATCATTAGTTCACACCAAATCTACTCCACTCTCAACAAGTGGCATGGACTTGACACTGCCCTTCGGAGGATACTTCATAGTAAAAGCAAGAGTGTGAAAAATGCGATTTCTAATAAGGTTTCTGGGTCTGTTTTATGGGAGCGAGCTGTTTTCGCGCTATCTGCTCGATTAAATGCCGAAGAGATTGATGGGGTTTTGGAGTTGAGAGATAAGGGAAAGGGTTTGTCCCTAGAAGAGGAGGCATATTTTCGAGAGGCGCTTGTGGCGTTAAGATTGGCCAAGGAGGTCATAAAGATGCAGCAAGAGTGGAGAGCTAATGCTATTGCTCATTTGAATAGAAGCGGTGGCTTTTCGAGGTCTTTGGCAAATTCTTGTACTGATTGGCCTTATTTGTTGATCGAGTTATTATCACAAGCTGCCGAGATTGATCATTTTCAG CCGAAGCTGGTTATAAACAATATTGACGTGCTTCAGAATGCAATTTTAAAAGATGATTCAACAGTCTGTGCGTCAATGTATCATGACAGTCTGATATGGAGAATAATTGCTTTGGGTGTGAATGAGCGTTGCCTCCCTGTCATACTTGTAACTTCAGATAG CTATTATTCGTACAAGGCCTACAAGGATTTTGGATTTCCAGAAGTATTCATTTCTCGTGAG ACATTTGGTTGGACTCCACAAGAAGCTAAAATTCACATGGTTCCTGATTACTTTAGCCAGTCAGAG TGGACCATGATTGTTGAGGTTCTTGGGCCAAACCCTCGCCATCTATTTGAACTTTATGCACTCAAGCAAAGCAATTATTACCAGAA GGTGATGGAATACAACGCCAGTACATTTGAGGACATTGTAGATGCTTATTTAGCCTACTTGCAA GTTACTGTGGTCAATCCTGCCATGGATAAAGCTTTGCTGTTCCTGCAAAAATTTGCTGATGATGCAAAAAGTGGAAGAATTCCAAAAGACAGGTTACCCTTTGGAGCTCCTTGGAGGCATCCTCCTCCAACAGATGACGCTGCTGTTCTGAAGGAGTGGGCTAAGCTTCAACTAATGGATTTTGTTCAGTCTCTTGTCCATGCAGAATTTGGG ATTAACTATATAGCTGACTATAGCCTTGAGATCTTTGATGACCCTGCTGCTATTGCAATGATTGAG TCCAGGTTGGTTTGCTCTATGCTCAGAGAGATCCGTCCTTCTTGCGCCCTATTTCTAGAGGTATTCTGA